One part of the Candidatus Bathyarchaeota archaeon genome encodes these proteins:
- a CDS encoding DUF996 domain-containing protein: protein MSSSNVETSKLLAAIGALLLFLSFVPVVGIVGLILLLIGMKGLSEYYHDDGIYRHAFKGLIFGIIGVIAVSVMAFSIGGAFTAFSYSFYSLAAVLGAIALFAVAVIVAFIFYVLMAMNFRRAFNALAERSGEGKFKTAGTLLFWGAILTIIFGIGLILVWIAWIFAALAFFSMNLGQARQPSQYAAPPPPPPAPSSAQSGGFCPNCGAPIQPGTTFCPNCGKPLNQPT from the coding sequence ATGAGTAGTAGTAACGTTGAAACCAGTAAACTCTTAGCTGCAATCGGTGCACTTCTGCTGTTCCTTAGCTTTGTGCCCGTTGTCGGTATCGTCGGCTTAATTCTCCTTCTCATCGGAATGAAGGGGCTCTCAGAGTACTATCATGACGATGGCATCTACAGGCATGCATTCAAAGGCTTAATCTTCGGCATAATCGGTGTAATCGCTGTTTCAGTTATGGCCTTCTCTATCGGCGGAGCTTTTACGGCTTTTAGCTATAGTTTCTATAGCTTGGCAGCAGTGTTAGGCGCAATAGCATTGTTTGCCGTAGCAGTAATCGTGGCTTTCATTTTCTACGTACTGATGGCAATGAACTTCAGACGGGCATTTAACGCGCTTGCAGAACGCTCAGGCGAAGGCAAATTCAAAACTGCAGGAACTCTGCTCTTCTGGGGTGCAATCTTAACCATAATCTTCGGCATAGGCTTAATACTGGTCTGGATCGCATGGATATTCGCTGCACTTGCCTTCTTCAGCATGAACCTTGGACAAGCCCGACAACCTTCCCAATACGCTGCTCCGCCTCCGCCGCCACCCGCGCCCTCGTCAGCCCAGTCAGGCGGCTTCTGCCCCAACTGCGGCGCACCCATACAGCCCGGCACCACCTTCTGCCCCAACTGCGGAAAACCACTAAACCAACCCACCTAA